A window from Solanum stenotomum isolate F172 chromosome 7, ASM1918654v1, whole genome shotgun sequence encodes these proteins:
- the LOC125870810 gene encoding uncharacterized protein LOC125870810 isoform X7, with product MEMSSQETAASDKREVEDEDSWSLFYSDSTDMAVQVDDKKTVGEESFSRIAPACAIVADSITVHNLFDVLASSSGHRLHFLIYDKYLRSLEKVIKAVQNFSGPQLVSNLSLAEEEIVLEVDGTVPTQPVLEHIGISAWPGRLTLTNHALYFESGMGLYDKAVRYDLASDLKQIIKPELTGPLGARLFDKAVMYKSSSMMDPAYFEFPEFKGCSRRDYWLDICLEIFHAHNFARKYKLKEGQQSEALARAVLGIYRYKAVREAFKVSSSNYKTLLCFNLAESLPRGDAILETLSSRLKLMNSAGKQRGLLGSPIARRQVIHPVSRVSLCRLGIISCKEVDIIGEATTLVGDVFVGEVNPLENAVKQSMKNIGRAEAAQATVDQVKVEGIDTNLVVMKELLFPLIKSMNQLQLLASWKDPWKSILFMVFVSYAIIREWIKYALPSLLVVLAVIMFWRRNVRKGTPLEPLKVIAPPPKNAVEQLLILQEAISQLEALIQSGNIILLKVRALIFAVLPQATDRTALLLVIVALSFAFVPLKYLILFTFLESFTSNMPLRKISSERDLRRVREWWIRIPAAPVQLIKPDDNKDKTSKKPIFKKEKKHEE from the exons ATGGAGATGTCTTCACAGGAAACTGCTGCCTCTGATAAGAGGGAAGTGGAGGATGAAGATAGCTGGTCATTGTTTTATTCGGATTCCACAGACATGGCTGTTCAG GTTGATGATAAAAAGACAGTTGGTGAAGAATCATTTTCACGAATTGCTCCTGCTTGTGCTATTGTTGCAGACAGTATAACAGTTCACAATCTTTTCGATGTCCTAGCAAGTTCATCAGGTCACCGGCTCCATTTTCTTATATACGACAAGTACCTTCGGAGTCTTGAAAA GGTGATAAAGGCGGTCCAGAATTTCAGTGGACCTCAATTGGTGTCCAACCTTTCACTTGCAGAGGAAGAGATAGTGCTAGAGGTGGATGGTACAGTTCCCACACAACCAGTTTTGGAACATATTGGCATATCTGCATGGCCTG GAAGGTTGACATTAACTAACCATGCTCTCTACTTCGAGTCTGGGATGGGCTTATATGACAAGGCAGTGCGGTATGATCTAGCATCCGACTTGAAACAGATCATTAAGCCTGAGCTTACTGGACCTTTAGGTGCTCGCCTTTTTGATAAAGCTGTTATGTACAAGTCCTCATCTAT GATGGATCCTGCATATTTTGAATTTCCAGAATTTAAAGGATGTTCAAGACGGGACTATTGGTTAGATATTTGTCTTGAGATTTTCCATGCGCACAATTTTGCTCGGAAGTATAAACTCAAAGAGGGTCAGCAGTCCGAAGCACTTGCTAGGGCTGTTCTTGGAATTTACAGATACAAGGCAGTCAGAGAGGCTTTTAAGGTATCGTCTTCCAATTACAAAACCCTACTGTGTTTTAACTTAGCAGAAAGTCTACCTAGAGGAGATGCGATCTTGGAAACTTTGTCAAGCCGCTTGAAACTCATGAACTCTGCCGGCAAGCAACGTGGATTATTGGGTTCTCCTATTGCAAGGAGACAGGTGATACACCCAGTATCACGGGTGTCACTTTGTAGACTTGGAATTATCTCATGCAAGGAGGTCGACATAATTGGAGAAGCAACAACTTTAGTAGGAGATGTCTTTGTTGGTGAGGTAAATCCTCTGGAAAATGCAGTCAAGCAGTCAATGAAGAACATTGGAAGAGCTGAAGCTGCACAGGCGACAGTTGACCAAGTCAAAGTTGAAGGAATTGATACTAATTTAGTGGTAATGAAG GAGCTGCTTTTCCCTCTCATCAAATCAATGAACCAACTTCAACTATTAGCTTCATGGAAAGATCCATGGAAGTCGATTTTATTTATGGTGTTCGTAAGCTATGCTATAATCAG GGAGTGGATAAAATATGCATTGCCTTCGTTGTTGGTTGTGCTTGCAGTTATCATGTTTTGGCGTAGGAATGTGAGGAAAGGGACGCCATTAGAACCACTAAAAGTCATAGCTCCTCCTCCAAAAAATGCTGTTGAGCAGCTCTTGATATTGCAGGAAGCTATTAGTCAACTTGAGGCATTAATCCAAAGTGGCAACATTATTCTGCTGAAAGTACGAGCTCTCATTTTTGCTGTTCTTCCACAG GCAACTGACAGGACAGCTCTTTTACTGGTGATCGTTGCCTTGTCTTTTGCTTTTGTGCCACTCAAATATTTGATTCTTTTTACGTTCTTGGAGTCTTTCACAAGCAATATGCCTCTGAGGAAAATTAGCAGTGAAAGAGATCTTCGACGGGTTAGGGAGTGGTGGATCAGGATACCAGCAGCCCCCGTGCAACTTATCAAACCTGACGACAACAAAGACAAGACGAGTAAAAAACCTATAttcaaaaaggagaagaagcaTGAAGAGTAG
- the LOC125870810 gene encoding uncharacterized protein LOC125870810 isoform X6, translating into MEMSSQETAASDKREVEDEDSWSLFYSDSTDMAVQVVDDKKTVGEESFSRIAPACAIVADSITVHNLFDVLASSSGHRLHFLIYDKYLRSLEKVIKAVQNFSGPQLVSNLSLAEEEIVLEVDGTVPTQPVLEHIGISAWPGRLTLTNHALYFESGMGLYDKAVRYDLASDLKQIIKPELTGPLGARLFDKAVMYKSSSMMDPAYFEFPEFKGCSRRDYWLDICLEIFHAHNFARKYKLKEGQQSEALARAVLGIYRYKAVREAFKVSSSNYKTLLCFNLAESLPRGDAILETLSSRLKLMNSAGKQRGLLGSPIARRQVIHPVSRVSLCRLGIISCKEVDIIGEATTLVGDVFVGEVNPLENAVKQSMKNIGRAEAAQATVDQVKVEGIDTNLVVMKELLFPLIKSMNQLQLLASWKDPWKSILFMVFVSYAIIREWIKYALPSLLVVLAVIMFWRRNVRKGTPLEPLKVIAPPPKNAVEQLLILQEAISQLEALIQSGNIILLKVRALIFAVLPQATDRTALLLVIVALSFAFVPLKYLILFTFLESFTSNMPLRKISSERDLRRVREWWIRIPAAPVQLIKPDDNKDKTSKKPIFKKEKKHEE; encoded by the exons ATGGAGATGTCTTCACAGGAAACTGCTGCCTCTGATAAGAGGGAAGTGGAGGATGAAGATAGCTGGTCATTGTTTTATTCGGATTCCACAGACATGGCTGTTCAGGTG GTTGATGATAAAAAGACAGTTGGTGAAGAATCATTTTCACGAATTGCTCCTGCTTGTGCTATTGTTGCAGACAGTATAACAGTTCACAATCTTTTCGATGTCCTAGCAAGTTCATCAGGTCACCGGCTCCATTTTCTTATATACGACAAGTACCTTCGGAGTCTTGAAAA GGTGATAAAGGCGGTCCAGAATTTCAGTGGACCTCAATTGGTGTCCAACCTTTCACTTGCAGAGGAAGAGATAGTGCTAGAGGTGGATGGTACAGTTCCCACACAACCAGTTTTGGAACATATTGGCATATCTGCATGGCCTG GAAGGTTGACATTAACTAACCATGCTCTCTACTTCGAGTCTGGGATGGGCTTATATGACAAGGCAGTGCGGTATGATCTAGCATCCGACTTGAAACAGATCATTAAGCCTGAGCTTACTGGACCTTTAGGTGCTCGCCTTTTTGATAAAGCTGTTATGTACAAGTCCTCATCTAT GATGGATCCTGCATATTTTGAATTTCCAGAATTTAAAGGATGTTCAAGACGGGACTATTGGTTAGATATTTGTCTTGAGATTTTCCATGCGCACAATTTTGCTCGGAAGTATAAACTCAAAGAGGGTCAGCAGTCCGAAGCACTTGCTAGGGCTGTTCTTGGAATTTACAGATACAAGGCAGTCAGAGAGGCTTTTAAGGTATCGTCTTCCAATTACAAAACCCTACTGTGTTTTAACTTAGCAGAAAGTCTACCTAGAGGAGATGCGATCTTGGAAACTTTGTCAAGCCGCTTGAAACTCATGAACTCTGCCGGCAAGCAACGTGGATTATTGGGTTCTCCTATTGCAAGGAGACAGGTGATACACCCAGTATCACGGGTGTCACTTTGTAGACTTGGAATTATCTCATGCAAGGAGGTCGACATAATTGGAGAAGCAACAACTTTAGTAGGAGATGTCTTTGTTGGTGAGGTAAATCCTCTGGAAAATGCAGTCAAGCAGTCAATGAAGAACATTGGAAGAGCTGAAGCTGCACAGGCGACAGTTGACCAAGTCAAAGTTGAAGGAATTGATACTAATTTAGTGGTAATGAAG GAGCTGCTTTTCCCTCTCATCAAATCAATGAACCAACTTCAACTATTAGCTTCATGGAAAGATCCATGGAAGTCGATTTTATTTATGGTGTTCGTAAGCTATGCTATAATCAG GGAGTGGATAAAATATGCATTGCCTTCGTTGTTGGTTGTGCTTGCAGTTATCATGTTTTGGCGTAGGAATGTGAGGAAAGGGACGCCATTAGAACCACTAAAAGTCATAGCTCCTCCTCCAAAAAATGCTGTTGAGCAGCTCTTGATATTGCAGGAAGCTATTAGTCAACTTGAGGCATTAATCCAAAGTGGCAACATTATTCTGCTGAAAGTACGAGCTCTCATTTTTGCTGTTCTTCCACAG GCAACTGACAGGACAGCTCTTTTACTGGTGATCGTTGCCTTGTCTTTTGCTTTTGTGCCACTCAAATATTTGATTCTTTTTACGTTCTTGGAGTCTTTCACAAGCAATATGCCTCTGAGGAAAATTAGCAGTGAAAGAGATCTTCGACGGGTTAGGGAGTGGTGGATCAGGATACCAGCAGCCCCCGTGCAACTTATCAAACCTGACGACAACAAAGACAAGACGAGTAAAAAACCTATAttcaaaaaggagaagaagcaTGAAGAGTAG
- the LOC125870810 gene encoding uncharacterized protein LOC125870810 isoform X5, whose amino-acid sequence MFDMMLAWEVPGVGNQMSSQETAASDKREVEDEDSWSLFYSDSTDMAVQVVDDKKTVGEESFSRIAPACAIVADSITVHNLFDVLASSSGHRLHFLIYDKYLRSLEKVIKAVQNFSGPQLVSNLSLAEEEIVLEVDGTVPTQPVLEHIGISAWPGRLTLTNHALYFESGMGLYDKAVRYDLASDLKQIIKPELTGPLGARLFDKAVMYKSSSMMDPAYFEFPEFKGCSRRDYWLDICLEIFHAHNFARKYKLKEGQQSEALARAVLGIYRYKAVREAFKVSSSNYKTLLCFNLAESLPRGDAILETLSSRLKLMNSAGKQRGLLGSPIARRQVIHPVSRVSLCRLGIISCKEVDIIGEATTLVGDVFVGEVNPLENAVKQSMKNIGRAEAAQATVDQVKVEGIDTNLVVMKELLFPLIKSMNQLQLLASWKDPWKSILFMVFVSYAIIREWIKYALPSLLVVLAVIMFWRRNVRKGTPLEPLKVIAPPPKNAVEQLLILQEAISQLEALIQSGNIILLKVRALIFAVLPQATDRTALLLVIVALSFAFVPLKYLILFTFLESFTSNMPLRKISSERDLRRVREWWIRIPAAPVQLIKPDDNKDKTSKKPIFKKEKKHEE is encoded by the exons TGCTAGCATGGGAGGTCCCTGGTGTTGGAAATCAA ATGTCTTCACAGGAAACTGCTGCCTCTGATAAGAGGGAAGTGGAGGATGAAGATAGCTGGTCATTGTTTTATTCGGATTCCACAGACATGGCTGTTCAGGTG GTTGATGATAAAAAGACAGTTGGTGAAGAATCATTTTCACGAATTGCTCCTGCTTGTGCTATTGTTGCAGACAGTATAACAGTTCACAATCTTTTCGATGTCCTAGCAAGTTCATCAGGTCACCGGCTCCATTTTCTTATATACGACAAGTACCTTCGGAGTCTTGAAAA GGTGATAAAGGCGGTCCAGAATTTCAGTGGACCTCAATTGGTGTCCAACCTTTCACTTGCAGAGGAAGAGATAGTGCTAGAGGTGGATGGTACAGTTCCCACACAACCAGTTTTGGAACATATTGGCATATCTGCATGGCCTG GAAGGTTGACATTAACTAACCATGCTCTCTACTTCGAGTCTGGGATGGGCTTATATGACAAGGCAGTGCGGTATGATCTAGCATCCGACTTGAAACAGATCATTAAGCCTGAGCTTACTGGACCTTTAGGTGCTCGCCTTTTTGATAAAGCTGTTATGTACAAGTCCTCATCTAT GATGGATCCTGCATATTTTGAATTTCCAGAATTTAAAGGATGTTCAAGACGGGACTATTGGTTAGATATTTGTCTTGAGATTTTCCATGCGCACAATTTTGCTCGGAAGTATAAACTCAAAGAGGGTCAGCAGTCCGAAGCACTTGCTAGGGCTGTTCTTGGAATTTACAGATACAAGGCAGTCAGAGAGGCTTTTAAGGTATCGTCTTCCAATTACAAAACCCTACTGTGTTTTAACTTAGCAGAAAGTCTACCTAGAGGAGATGCGATCTTGGAAACTTTGTCAAGCCGCTTGAAACTCATGAACTCTGCCGGCAAGCAACGTGGATTATTGGGTTCTCCTATTGCAAGGAGACAGGTGATACACCCAGTATCACGGGTGTCACTTTGTAGACTTGGAATTATCTCATGCAAGGAGGTCGACATAATTGGAGAAGCAACAACTTTAGTAGGAGATGTCTTTGTTGGTGAGGTAAATCCTCTGGAAAATGCAGTCAAGCAGTCAATGAAGAACATTGGAAGAGCTGAAGCTGCACAGGCGACAGTTGACCAAGTCAAAGTTGAAGGAATTGATACTAATTTAGTGGTAATGAAG GAGCTGCTTTTCCCTCTCATCAAATCAATGAACCAACTTCAACTATTAGCTTCATGGAAAGATCCATGGAAGTCGATTTTATTTATGGTGTTCGTAAGCTATGCTATAATCAG GGAGTGGATAAAATATGCATTGCCTTCGTTGTTGGTTGTGCTTGCAGTTATCATGTTTTGGCGTAGGAATGTGAGGAAAGGGACGCCATTAGAACCACTAAAAGTCATAGCTCCTCCTCCAAAAAATGCTGTTGAGCAGCTCTTGATATTGCAGGAAGCTATTAGTCAACTTGAGGCATTAATCCAAAGTGGCAACATTATTCTGCTGAAAGTACGAGCTCTCATTTTTGCTGTTCTTCCACAG GCAACTGACAGGACAGCTCTTTTACTGGTGATCGTTGCCTTGTCTTTTGCTTTTGTGCCACTCAAATATTTGATTCTTTTTACGTTCTTGGAGTCTTTCACAAGCAATATGCCTCTGAGGAAAATTAGCAGTGAAAGAGATCTTCGACGGGTTAGGGAGTGGTGGATCAGGATACCAGCAGCCCCCGTGCAACTTATCAAACCTGACGACAACAAAGACAAGACGAGTAAAAAACCTATAttcaaaaaggagaagaagcaTGAAGAGTAG